A region of Salirhabdus salicampi DNA encodes the following proteins:
- a CDS encoding permease, whose product MFSLVYITVLQHSIDTFLTLPASFYNLNTIFLSILIEAVPFVLIGVLIAGMIQIFITEDHIKRWIPKNKFAAVTMGCVVGASFPACECGIVPIIRRLLGKGVPIYAAVGFLLTGPLINPIVILSTYMAFGNELKVALNRMVFGFIIAMIIGFIVSLFFKNNPLKPSEQQSNIQTTSDYKAPFTKKLVSMMKHSIDEFFDMGKYLIIGAFLAAFVQTYVATGTLLEIGTGLVSSTVVMMGLAYLLSLCSEADAFIGASFKNLFPTTAIMGFLIYGPMLDLKNTIMMLHYFKARFVVVFSLLVTVIVFVTLIAFQGFM is encoded by the coding sequence ATGTTTAGTTTGGTTTATATAACTGTATTGCAACATTCCATTGATACCTTTCTGACGTTACCGGCGTCATTTTATAATTTAAATACAATATTTTTAAGCATCCTTATAGAAGCTGTACCATTTGTACTCATTGGAGTTTTAATTGCCGGAATGATTCAAATTTTTATCACTGAGGACCATATAAAAAGATGGATTCCCAAAAATAAATTTGCAGCTGTTACAATGGGCTGTGTTGTTGGTGCAAGTTTTCCAGCCTGTGAATGTGGAATTGTTCCTATTATTCGTAGATTACTAGGAAAAGGTGTACCTATATATGCAGCGGTGGGGTTTCTCTTAACAGGTCCGCTTATTAACCCAATTGTTATCCTTTCTACGTATATGGCATTTGGGAATGAATTAAAAGTGGCCCTAAATCGAATGGTTTTTGGTTTTATTATTGCTATGATTATTGGTTTCATTGTGAGCTTATTTTTCAAGAACAATCCGTTAAAACCGTCAGAGCAGCAGTCCAATATACAGACAACTTCAGATTATAAAGCTCCGTTTACGAAAAAATTAGTTAGTATGATGAAACATTCCATTGATGAGTTTTTTGATATGGGTAAGTACTTAATTATTGGGGCATTTTTAGCTGCTTTTGTACAAACTTATGTGGCAACAGGTACTTTGCTCGAAATCGGTACAGGTCTTGTTTCTTCAACGGTCGTTATGATGGGACTAGCCTACTTACTTTCACTTTGTTCAGAAGCGGATGCTTTCATTGGTGCATCATTTAAGAATTTATTCCCAACGACAGCTATTATGGGCTTCTTAATTTATGGCCCAATGCTTGATTTGAAAAATACGATAATGATGTTACATTACTTTAAAGCTCGATTTGTCGTTGTTTTTTCATTATTAGTGACAGTGATAGTATTCGTTACATTAATAGCCTTTCAAGGGTTTATGTAA
- a CDS encoding TIGR03943 family putative permease subunit — translation MKFNGQQLLRAIVLLAFTYFLIHLHISGDILKYINPKYKQLSQIGALLFFVLFLVQITQIRVEKAQGDCTNHHHCHHDHSHDQGGKWRRGFSYGVIIFPLLTGFMLPPKTLDASVAAKKGAMVSLTNQVTKPANNSTKDEQPLLEPGAEKSPKAQVDKVAQPENPEVSDGQDGQIDDEIDPNLYSNKMTEEEYGEIRTGIRDSNSTINMTESVYSIYYEEINSNIEYYEGRNVTIEGFVYKEEEFGESELVLARFLITHCVADASIVGFLSEVPEAASIDEDTWLRVEGTFSTGDYQGTPLPSIQVTSWEIIDEPEQPYIYYPIIDG, via the coding sequence TTGAAATTTAATGGTCAACAATTATTGAGGGCAATTGTTTTACTGGCATTCACCTATTTTCTCATTCATCTTCATATATCTGGTGATATCTTAAAGTATATTAATCCAAAATATAAACAATTAAGTCAAATAGGGGCATTGCTCTTTTTCGTATTGTTCCTTGTTCAAATTACACAGATTCGGGTAGAAAAAGCACAAGGAGACTGTACGAATCACCATCATTGTCATCATGATCATAGCCATGATCAAGGTGGCAAATGGAGAAGAGGGTTCTCATATGGTGTCATTATATTTCCACTTTTAACTGGATTTATGCTACCTCCTAAGACGTTAGATGCGTCAGTTGCAGCGAAGAAGGGAGCAATGGTTTCATTAACAAATCAAGTCACCAAGCCAGCCAATAACAGTACGAAAGATGAGCAACCTTTACTAGAACCTGGTGCTGAAAAATCTCCAAAGGCACAAGTAGATAAAGTAGCACAGCCTGAAAATCCTGAAGTGAGTGACGGGCAAGATGGGCAAATTGACGATGAAATAGATCCAAATCTTTATTCCAACAAAATGACTGAAGAGGAATATGGAGAAATTAGAACAGGTATAAGAGATTCGAATTCAACTATTAACATGACCGAATCTGTTTATTCTATATATTATGAGGAAATCAACTCTAACATCGAATATTATGAAGGTCGAAACGTTACGATTGAAGGTTTTGTGTATAAAGAAGAAGAATTTGGGGAATCAGAACTTGTTCTTGCTCGATTTCTTATTACACATTGTGTCGCCGATGCAAGTATTGTCGGATTTTTATCGGAAGTTCCGGAAGCAGCATCAATAGATGAAGATACATGGCTGAGAGTTGAAGGAACATTTAGTACGGGTGATTATCAAGGAACGCCACTCCCTTCAATACAAGTGACAAGTTGGGAAATAATTGATGAACCGGAGCAGCCATATATTTATTATCCGATTATTGATGGGTAG
- a CDS encoding alpha/beta-type small acid-soluble spore protein, whose amino-acid sequence MSKHRILVPEAREEVNQLKAKVAHTTDPNEAKYEIAKEHGIHLRRGYNGDLKAKDAGKVGGNIGGSMVREFVEIAKQNLTNEE is encoded by the coding sequence ATGAGTAAACATCGTATACTCGTACCTGAGGCAAGAGAAGAGGTAAATCAGTTAAAGGCAAAAGTTGCGCATACGACTGATCCTAATGAAGCGAAATATGAAATTGCAAAGGAACATGGCATTCATCTTCGTAGAGGGTATAATGGAGATTTAAAGGCGAAAGATGCCGGTAAAGTTGGTGGCAATATCGGGGGAAGCATGGTTCGAGAATTTGTGGAAATCGCGAAACAAAACTTAACGAATGAGGAATAA
- a CDS encoding BrxA/BrxB family bacilliredoxin — MMNPYEQYMREISQPMRDELTSVGFEELVTPEEVDQFIANTKGTALVFVNSVCGCAAGLARPAARASLNNEKKPDQTVTVFAGQDREATAKMREYFGDIEPSSPSMALLKDGQVVHFIPREQIEGHETEDIVENLTNAYNHYC; from the coding sequence ATGATGAACCCGTATGAACAGTACATGCGTGAAATTTCACAACCAATGAGAGACGAGCTAACGAGTGTAGGTTTTGAAGAGTTAGTTACTCCTGAAGAAGTAGATCAATTTATTGCAAACACAAAGGGAACTGCACTTGTATTCGTAAATTCTGTATGTGGTTGCGCTGCTGGATTAGCACGCCCGGCCGCAAGAGCCTCACTAAACAATGAAAAAAAGCCAGACCAAACTGTAACAGTATTTGCTGGACAAGACCGGGAAGCAACCGCGAAGATGCGAGAATATTTCGGTGATATCGAGCCTTCTTCCCCATCGATGGCACTATTAAAAGACGGCCAAGTTGTACACTTCATTCCTCGCGAGCAAATCGAGGGACATGAAACTGAAGATATTGTTGAAAATTTAACAAATGCGTATAATCACTATTGCTAA
- a CDS encoding conserved virulence factor C family protein has translation MQIVTIEPTPSPNSMKIVLSTPLPEGERHNYKHGETYANAPKYIQKIIAIDGVKNLYHVADFIALDRNPKYSWEDILPQVKHIFGTTMQEPIPTTKQKDPEETYGEVKVLIQMFRGIPMQLKLIDDIAEHRIGLPEMFMNAAMEASQSSPNFVMERKWVEQSPRYGSIDEIGKEIVEELNATYDEQRLAHLTEKALHMDNNDVILTEEHKDDVTLEDLDHPDWKVRFAALDRIEPTYQSLPLLEKALHDSKTSIRRLATAYLGMIEEPEVLPYLYKALQDKVATVRRTAGDCLSDLGFPEAIPEMVKALNDPSKLVRWRAAMFLYEVGDHSAVPALQDAIRDPEFEVRMQAKMALRRIEQGEEAKGSVWHQMTEATKKERDNS, from the coding sequence ATGCAAATTGTCACGATTGAGCCGACACCAAGTCCAAATTCGATGAAAATCGTTTTAAGCACCCCGCTACCAGAAGGGGAAAGACATAATTATAAACATGGGGAAACTTATGCGAACGCACCGAAATATATTCAAAAAATCATTGCAATCGATGGGGTGAAGAACCTTTATCATGTAGCAGATTTTATTGCGTTGGACCGGAATCCAAAGTATTCATGGGAAGATATTTTACCTCAAGTGAAGCACATTTTTGGCACGACTATGCAGGAACCAATCCCTACAACAAAGCAAAAAGATCCTGAAGAAACATATGGTGAAGTGAAAGTGTTAATACAAATGTTCCGTGGAATTCCAATGCAGTTAAAACTCATTGATGATATAGCTGAACATCGAATTGGCCTTCCTGAAATGTTCATGAATGCTGCAATGGAAGCTTCACAGTCCTCTCCTAATTTCGTTATGGAACGAAAATGGGTAGAGCAATCTCCACGTTATGGCTCAATAGATGAAATTGGGAAAGAAATTGTAGAAGAACTAAATGCAACATATGATGAGCAGCGCCTTGCACATTTAACAGAAAAAGCACTGCACATGGATAATAATGACGTTATATTAACTGAAGAACACAAAGATGATGTAACATTAGAAGACTTGGACCATCCCGATTGGAAGGTTCGTTTTGCAGCATTAGACCGTATTGAACCTACATATCAATCTTTACCACTTCTTGAAAAAGCGTTACATGATAGCAAAACTTCTATTAGGAGACTGGCTACTGCATATCTTGGCATGATTGAAGAGCCTGAAGTTTTGCCCTATCTATATAAAGCACTCCAAGACAAAGTTGCAACTGTAAGACGAACTGCAGGAGATTGTTTGTCGGATTTAGGCTTTCCTGAAGCAATACCTGAGATGGTGAAAGCTTTAAATGATCCAAGCAAACTGGTTCGGTGGAGAGCAGCTATGTTCTTGTATGAAGTAGGAGATCATTCAGCTGTTCCTGCTTTACAAGATGCCATTCGAGACCCGGAATTTGAGGTTAGAATGCAAGCGAAGATGGCATTACGTCGTATAGAACAAGGTGAAGAAGCTAAAGGATCTGTATGGCATCAAATGACAGAAGCTACAAAAAAAGAACGAGATAATTCATAA
- a CDS encoding DMT family transporter, which produces MKHWIKVFIASIFEILWVIGLKHANTFLSWSGTVVAIIFSFYYLVMAGRYLPASTVYAVFVGLGTAGVVLSEIVFFHEDVSIMKLLLIALLLVGIIGLKVITDEEKDGVEDKWNGDY; this is translated from the coding sequence ATGAAACACTGGATCAAAGTCTTTATTGCATCTATATTTGAAATTTTATGGGTAATTGGTTTAAAGCACGCTAACACCTTCTTATCATGGTCAGGTACAGTAGTTGCCATTATCTTTAGTTTTTATTATTTAGTGATGGCAGGCCGATACCTTCCAGCAAGTACGGTTTATGCTGTATTTGTAGGATTAGGCACTGCAGGAGTTGTATTATCAGAGATTGTCTTTTTTCATGAGGATGTAAGTATCATGAAATTGTTATTGATTGCACTTTTGTTAGTCGGAATTATCGGGTTAAAAGTTATAACAGATGAAGAAAAAGACGGAGTTGAAGACAAATGGAATGGGGATTATTAA
- a CDS encoding DMT family transporter, translating to MEWGLLILAGIFEMLGVIMINYLHEKRNISSLLLLLISFGASFFLLAIVMEVLPMGVTYAVWTGIGVVGSTLCNILFFGESMNWQRLSFIMLILFTVIGLKFTV from the coding sequence ATGGAATGGGGATTATTAATCTTAGCAGGCATATTTGAAATGTTAGGCGTTATTATGATTAATTATTTACATGAGAAACGTAATATTAGTTCTCTATTATTATTGCTCATTTCTTTTGGTGCTAGCTTCTTTTTATTAGCTATTGTCATGGAAGTATTACCGATGGGTGTTACATATGCTGTTTGGACTGGGATTGGTGTTGTTGGTAGCACACTATGTAATATTTTGTTTTTTGGAGAATCAATGAATTGGCAGCGTCTGTCGTTTATTATGCTCATTTTATTTACAGTAATAGGACTAAAATTTACTGTTTAA
- a CDS encoding dicarboxylate/amino acid:cation symporter: MSLTKKIIIGLIAGIVAGVILNVAVPEAGYEFLATYILDPVGKIFINLIKMLVVPVVVVSLILGTAGISDPKKLGRMSVKTIGYFLVTTTIALTLAIATTFIVKPGSGNFQLDGAEFEGQEAPPIVETILNIIPTNPVTAMAEGNMLQIILFSILVGYALAQLGQKADTVLKFVQQSNEIIMKLVHVVMKLAPYGAFALIAIAIGGQGLDAIMAMGKYMFVVLFVLFLHAILTYGTAVATLGKMNPIQFFKNFSPAMVVAFSTASSAATLPVSMDMAQTKLKVPKGVSSFVQPLGATINMDGTAIMQGVATVFIAQIYGLDLGLSAILTVILTATLASIGTAGVPGVGLIMLTMVLTSVGLPVEAVALILGVDRLLDMVRTAINITGDASCAVVVAKTEKKHEGEVA; this comes from the coding sequence ATGTCATTAACGAAAAAAATTATTATTGGTTTAATCGCCGGTATTGTAGCAGGTGTAATATTAAATGTAGCCGTTCCAGAAGCAGGATATGAATTTTTAGCAACATATATTCTAGACCCGGTAGGTAAGATTTTCATTAACTTAATTAAGATGTTAGTTGTTCCTGTTGTTGTTGTTTCATTAATTCTCGGTACAGCCGGTATTAGTGACCCTAAAAAGTTAGGGCGCATGAGTGTAAAAACAATCGGATATTTCTTAGTAACAACGACTATTGCGCTTACATTAGCGATTGCTACCACTTTTATTGTGAAACCAGGTTCCGGAAATTTCCAACTAGATGGTGCGGAATTTGAAGGTCAAGAAGCACCTCCAATTGTAGAAACAATACTTAATATCATTCCAACTAACCCAGTTACGGCAATGGCTGAAGGAAACATGCTCCAAATTATCCTATTCTCCATTTTAGTTGGATATGCTTTAGCACAATTAGGTCAAAAAGCAGATACAGTATTGAAATTTGTTCAACAAAGTAACGAAATTATTATGAAACTCGTTCACGTAGTCATGAAATTGGCTCCATATGGTGCGTTCGCACTAATTGCGATTGCAATCGGTGGCCAAGGGTTAGATGCAATTATGGCAATGGGGAAATATATGTTTGTTGTGCTATTTGTATTATTCCTGCATGCTATTTTGACATATGGCACTGCGGTGGCTACTTTAGGGAAAATGAATCCAATTCAATTCTTTAAAAACTTTTCGCCAGCTATGGTTGTTGCCTTCAGTACTGCAAGTAGTGCAGCAACATTACCTGTATCCATGGATATGGCACAAACAAAATTGAAAGTTCCAAAAGGTGTAAGTAGTTTCGTGCAACCATTAGGTGCAACAATTAACATGGATGGAACTGCAATTATGCAAGGTGTTGCAACCGTATTTATTGCTCAAATTTATGGTTTAGATTTAGGGTTATCGGCTATATTAACTGTCATTTTGACGGCTACTTTAGCTAGTATTGGTACCGCAGGCGTTCCTGGTGTTGGGTTAATTATGTTAACGATGGTACTAACATCTGTAGGATTGCCAGTAGAGGCTGTTGCTCTAATACTTGGTGTGGACCGTCTCCTTGACATGGTCCGTACAGCTATTAACATTACAGGGGATGCTTCATGTGCTGTAGTTGTAGCAAAAACGGAAAAGAAACACGAAGGTGAAGTTGCATAA
- a CDS encoding DUF3231 family protein, with amino-acid sequence MELNHKVRLTAPEIASLWTQYMYDSMSICFFRYALTHLEDEDTIHIYKRALSLAESHIESCKQFFHEEGFPIPTGFTEQDVNVKAPRLFQDPFYLYYIYIMTLHGLTGYNLSVGTSIRPDMRKYFIQCNEETMDLFDQAMNALLEKGLFTRPPSVQPPETTSFVDKQSFLTGWFGNRRPLTVMEIGDISFNMNKMHLHVALKVAFAQVTQSKTIKNIVERGIRISNKHTEIFKSIFNEEQLNSPISWQSLVTNSTTKTFSDKFIMYQIQFSTQAAVGFYGAALSVNSRRDLGAHYTRLTSELLAYAEDCANLMIKNRWLEQPPLASDRQSLAKKKKKS; translated from the coding sequence ATGGAATTAAATCATAAAGTACGATTAACAGCTCCGGAAATTGCAAGCCTTTGGACTCAATATATGTATGATTCAATGTCTATATGTTTCTTTCGATATGCTTTAACCCACTTAGAAGATGAAGATACGATACATATTTACAAACGAGCATTAAGCTTAGCCGAGAGTCATATTGAAAGTTGTAAACAGTTTTTCCACGAAGAAGGATTTCCTATTCCAACAGGTTTTACAGAACAAGATGTAAACGTAAAAGCTCCTAGATTATTTCAAGATCCTTTTTACCTATATTACATATATATAATGACACTACATGGGTTAACAGGTTACAACTTGTCGGTTGGTACTTCCATTCGACCTGATATGAGAAAATACTTTATTCAGTGCAATGAGGAAACGATGGATCTATTCGATCAAGCAATGAATGCACTGCTTGAGAAGGGATTATTTACACGGCCACCTTCAGTACAACCACCGGAAACTACTAGCTTTGTAGATAAGCAGAGCTTTTTAACGGGTTGGTTCGGTAATCGTCGTCCTCTTACAGTAATGGAGATAGGTGATATATCTTTTAATATGAATAAAATGCACTTACACGTCGCTTTAAAAGTCGCCTTTGCTCAAGTAACTCAATCCAAAACCATTAAAAACATCGTTGAACGTGGCATACGGATTTCCAACAAACATACTGAAATTTTCAAATCCATATTTAACGAAGAACAGTTGAATTCACCGATCTCGTGGCAATCCCTAGTGACAAACTCAACAACGAAAACATTCTCAGACAAATTCATAATGTATCAAATTCAATTTTCCACTCAAGCTGCTGTTGGATTTTACGGTGCAGCATTAAGTGTTAATAGTCGAAGAGACTTAGGGGCTCACTATACCCGCCTAACAAGTGAACTATTAGCCTATGCGGAAGACTGCGCCAATTTAATGATTAAAAACCGATGGCTTGAACAGCCTCCTTTAGCAAGTGACCGCCAAAGTTTAGCGAAAAAAAAGAAAAAATCATAA
- the putP gene encoding sodium/proline symporter PutP produces the protein MNPTTVTFILYLVMLIVIGIITYRMTSTLSDYILGGRKLNSWVAAFSAQASDFSGWLLLGLPGAAYAAGLGQWSLWIAVGLAIGAMINWQYVAKRLRVYTEYSNNSITLPEFFENRFRDKSSLLRVISAIFILAFFLFYTASGLVAGAKLFNGTFGMDYHTALILGGIVIVGYTFLGGFLAVSYTDFIQGFLMFLALFVTAVYGLIEIGGFGALFDTLKSIDGSLIDASAATAYDSEGSVVWAAAGSIGFVGIVSALAWGLGYFGQPHILARFMAIKSHKEVAKAKVIAITMGAVIPLYGAIIVGMVGITTFDVPLSDPEQVFIQLVQVIYNPWVAGFLLAAVLAAIMSTIDSQLLVSSSALSEDFYKKFLRKEASETELVWVGRFCVLGIALVAMALAWNETSSVLDLVSYAWAGFGATFGSAILFSLFWRKTTRNGVLAGIIVGGLTIFLWGYTGSDLYEMVPGFIFSSIAIVVFSLIGEGPSEEILEEYDKVTGVK, from the coding sequence ATGAACCCCACGACAGTTACGTTTATATTATATTTAGTTATGTTAATCGTTATTGGTATTATTACATACCGGATGACAAGTACTCTTTCAGATTATATCCTTGGAGGACGTAAATTAAATAGTTGGGTTGCTGCTTTTTCAGCACAAGCTAGTGATTTTAGTGGATGGTTATTGTTAGGTCTTCCAGGTGCTGCATATGCTGCGGGTTTAGGGCAATGGAGTTTATGGATTGCCGTAGGTTTAGCAATTGGTGCAATGATTAATTGGCAGTATGTTGCCAAAAGACTTCGTGTATACACAGAATACTCAAACAACTCCATCACATTACCAGAATTCTTTGAAAATCGGTTCCGCGATAAATCAAGTCTTTTACGTGTTATTTCCGCGATTTTTATTCTAGCATTTTTCTTATTTTACACAGCATCTGGTTTAGTAGCAGGTGCGAAGCTATTTAATGGTACATTCGGAATGGATTACCATACAGCACTTATTCTTGGTGGTATTGTTATTGTAGGATATACATTCTTAGGTGGATTCTTAGCCGTAAGTTATACAGATTTCATTCAAGGATTTTTAATGTTCCTTGCGCTATTCGTTACAGCAGTATACGGACTAATTGAAATCGGTGGTTTTGGTGCTTTATTTGATACGTTGAAATCTATCGATGGTAGTTTAATAGACGCTTCGGCTGCAACAGCTTATGATTCTGAAGGTTCAGTAGTATGGGCTGCAGCTGGCTCAATTGGTTTTGTTGGAATTGTTTCCGCACTAGCTTGGGGCTTAGGTTACTTTGGACAACCACATATTTTAGCACGCTTTATGGCGATTAAATCCCATAAAGAAGTAGCAAAAGCAAAAGTAATTGCGATTACAATGGGGGCTGTTATTCCTCTATATGGAGCAATTATCGTTGGTATGGTTGGTATTACAACATTTGATGTGCCACTTAGTGATCCTGAGCAAGTATTCATACAACTTGTACAAGTTATATATAACCCATGGGTTGCAGGTTTCTTATTAGCGGCAGTATTAGCAGCCATTATGAGTACGATTGACTCTCAATTATTAGTGTCTTCTAGTGCACTGTCAGAGGACTTCTACAAAAAGTTTTTACGTAAAGAAGCTAGTGAAACTGAATTAGTATGGGTTGGACGTTTTTGTGTACTAGGGATTGCGCTTGTTGCAATGGCATTAGCATGGAACGAAACAAGCTCTGTTCTCGACCTAGTATCTTACGCTTGGGCTGGTTTTGGTGCTACATTCGGTTCAGCAATTCTATTTTCTCTATTTTGGAGAAAAACTACACGTAACGGTGTATTAGCCGGTATTATTGTTGGTGGTCTTACCATTTTCCTTTGGGGCTACACAGGATCAGATTTATACGAAATGGTTCCAGGTTTCATCTTCTCATCCATTGCAATTGTAGTTTTTAGTTTAATTGGAGAAGGACCATCAGAAGAAATCTTAGAAGAATATGATAAGGTTACTGGCGTAAAATAA
- a CDS encoding agmatinase family protein, translated as MSNEKIYGNTPCFLGGRKVSFDSKEINEKDVLIYGVPWEGSVTWGDYTGCELGPKVIRLSSARYSGYLPELNHIDVLSHYTLGDLGDIDVVPADSIETMKRIENFSGKVWKTGKFPVAFGGDHGITYPIVKALGEEINGKVGIIHLDAHYDNHPDHEGDLYARSTPFARIYEDENVRNESIVHMGIHGPRNKPETGKFANEVGATTITSRDIKQSSNLVEMARKAYEIASKGTDAVYLSICSDVLDFAFNPGGPVDGNGLSSYELVELVHEFCKLGVSGMDLVEIYPQQDPNDFSSHLATTIVLYALAGNILSEKN; from the coding sequence ATGAGTAACGAAAAAATATATGGAAATACTCCTTGCTTTCTAGGCGGTCGTAAAGTGTCCTTTGATTCAAAGGAGATTAACGAAAAGGATGTATTAATTTATGGTGTTCCGTGGGAAGGTTCAGTAACTTGGGGTGATTACACAGGATGTGAACTAGGACCGAAAGTTATAAGACTTTCGTCGGCAAGATATTCAGGGTATCTACCTGAATTGAATCACATTGATGTGTTAAGTCATTATACATTAGGTGACTTAGGGGATATAGATGTTGTTCCGGCAGATTCGATCGAAACAATGAAACGTATCGAGAATTTTTCCGGAAAAGTATGGAAGACAGGTAAATTTCCTGTAGCCTTCGGCGGGGACCATGGAATCACATACCCTATTGTAAAGGCATTAGGCGAGGAGATTAACGGAAAAGTTGGAATTATCCATCTTGATGCCCATTATGATAATCATCCTGATCATGAAGGGGACTTATATGCGAGAAGTACACCTTTCGCACGCATTTATGAGGATGAAAATGTCCGAAATGAAAGTATCGTTCATATGGGAATCCACGGCCCAAGAAATAAGCCCGAAACAGGTAAGTTTGCAAACGAAGTCGGTGCTACTACTATTACTTCACGTGACATTAAACAATCAAGTAATTTGGTAGAAATGGCTAGGAAGGCATACGAAATCGCTAGTAAAGGTACAGATGCTGTTTACTTAAGTATTTGTAGTGATGTTCTAGATTTTGCCTTCAATCCAGGGGGGCCAGTAGACGGTAACGGACTTTCATCTTACGAGCTTGTTGAATTAGTACATGAATTTTGTAAACTTGGAGTAAGTGGTATGGATTTGGTGGAAATATATCCACAACAGGATCCAAATGACTTTTCTTCACACTTAGCGACAACAATTGTTTTGTATGCACTTGCTGGTAACATTTTAAGTGAAAAAAATTAA
- a CDS encoding aspartate/glutamate racemase family protein has translation MKTIGLIGGMSWESSAFYYRIINEEVKERLGGLHSAKCILYSVDFHPIEKYQATGQWEKASEIITKAAQSLQTAGADIIILCTNTMHKVFNVVSATIDVPMLHIAHATGKALTKENISRVGLLGTKYTMEHSFYKGELHALGFQVILPDENDINLINQIIFEELCLGEIRPTSREKLNQIINQLGIQGAEGIILGCTELGLFQFQSNKMPIFDTTRIHAISAVEYALA, from the coding sequence ATGAAAACAATAGGGTTAATCGGAGGAATGAGTTGGGAGTCGTCAGCGTTCTATTATCGAATCATTAATGAAGAAGTTAAGGAAAGGCTAGGAGGTCTACACTCAGCAAAATGTATTTTATATAGTGTAGATTTTCATCCGATAGAAAAATATCAAGCGACTGGACAGTGGGAAAAAGCGAGTGAAATCATAACAAAAGCCGCACAGTCGTTGCAAACGGCAGGTGCTGATATCATTATTCTATGTACAAATACAATGCACAAAGTGTTTAACGTTGTTTCAGCTACTATTGATGTTCCAATGTTACATATAGCACATGCAACGGGGAAAGCACTAACAAAAGAAAACATCAGTAGAGTGGGGCTACTCGGGACAAAATATACAATGGAGCATTCATTCTACAAAGGGGAGCTTCATGCGTTAGGATTTCAAGTAATCCTTCCTGATGAAAATGATATTAACCTCATTAATCAAATTATTTTTGAAGAGCTTTGTTTAGGAGAAATAAGGCCCACTTCCAGAGAAAAACTAAATCAGATCATAAATCAGTTAGGCATACAAGGAGCTGAAGGAATTATATTGGGTTGCACTGAACTTGGCCTTTTTCAATTTCAGTCGAATAAAATGCCAATATTTGATACGACTAGAATTCATGCAATAAGTGCAGTTGAATATGCTTTAGCCTAA
- a CDS encoding GIY-YIG nuclease family protein translates to MHYTYILRCKDNSLYTGYTNRLLYRIDMHQQGKGAKYTASRLPVKLVYVEEFETKSEALKREYAIKQLTKRQKEALIQGKGEQK, encoded by the coding sequence ATGCACTATACATATATTCTTCGTTGCAAAGATAACTCATTATATACCGGTTATACAAATCGATTATTATATCGAATTGATATGCACCAACAAGGGAAAGGGGCTAAATATACAGCCAGCAGATTACCGGTCAAATTAGTATATGTTGAAGAGTTTGAAACAAAGTCCGAAGCATTAAAACGTGAATATGCAATTAAACAACTAACAAAAAGGCAAAAAGAGGCATTAATTCAAGGAAAAGGGGAGCAAAAGTGA